In Rhizobium lusitanum, a genomic segment contains:
- a CDS encoding TIM barrel protein: MNDGSSNASSPFTLAVCAEMVFKSLPVVDRLKRITELGFHAEIWDWTKHDIATLARSGAIFSSMTGYVIGTLADEEGADELLRTAKQSIPIARELNCPRLNLHGTGLDGQGLPVVKADKVTGAMWLKARDTLNRIAELGEKEGVTFVLENLNETVDHPKTPFAKAEDTLALVSSVNRPALKLNLDLYHAQIGEGNLIELCRRALPYIGEIQVADVPGRMEPGTGEINYKAIARALKDMGYRGTIGMEAWASGDDETALARFRDAFTV, from the coding sequence ATGAATGACGGCTCGTCGAATGCCTCATCCCCCTTCACGCTCGCGGTCTGCGCCGAGATGGTCTTCAAGTCGCTTCCTGTCGTCGACAGGCTCAAGCGCATCACCGAACTCGGCTTTCACGCCGAGATCTGGGACTGGACGAAACATGACATCGCCACCCTTGCTAGATCAGGAGCAATCTTCTCGTCGATGACGGGCTATGTGATCGGCACGCTCGCCGATGAAGAGGGCGCCGACGAATTGCTGCGAACTGCAAAGCAATCGATCCCGATCGCCAGGGAGCTCAATTGCCCGCGCCTCAACCTGCATGGGACCGGTCTCGACGGCCAGGGCCTGCCGGTGGTCAAGGCCGATAAGGTGACGGGCGCCATGTGGCTCAAGGCGCGCGACACGCTTAACCGTATCGCCGAGCTCGGCGAGAAAGAGGGCGTCACCTTCGTGCTCGAAAACCTCAATGAAACAGTCGATCACCCCAAGACGCCGTTTGCCAAGGCCGAAGATACGCTTGCGCTCGTTTCGTCGGTAAACCGACCGGCATTGAAGCTCAATCTCGATCTTTATCACGCCCAGATCGGCGAAGGAAACTTGATCGAGCTGTGCCGTCGCGCTCTGCCCTATATCGGCGAAATCCAGGTGGCGGATGTTCCCGGCCGCATGGAGCCAGGCACCGGAGAGATCAACTACAAGGCAATCGCCCGCGCGCTCAAGGATATGGGTTATCGCGGCACGATCGGCATGGAGGCCTGGGCCTCCGGCGATGACGAGACGGCGCTTGCCCGTTTCCGCGACGCCTTCACGGTCTGA
- a CDS encoding ATP-binding cassette domain-containing protein has product MSDVNNRTPVIEVTDIIKHYGSVIALNGVSMQVSAGEVLCLLGDNGAGKSTLIKTLSGVVRPSGGTFLVEGKPVNFRSPRDALDAGIATVYQDLAMIPLMSITRNFFMGREPRKGFFPFRSLDLSHCNDVTREEMRKIGIDIRDPNQAVGTLSGGERQCVAIARAVYFGAKILILDEPTSALGVAQTSMVLKYIHQVRQNGLGVIFITHNVRHAYAVADRFTILNRGQTLGTFAKADIAMDELQNLMAGGKELQQLSEELGGTI; this is encoded by the coding sequence ATGTCTGATGTCAATAATCGAACGCCGGTCATCGAAGTGACCGATATCATCAAGCATTACGGCTCCGTGATCGCGCTCAACGGCGTGTCGATGCAAGTATCGGCCGGAGAGGTGCTTTGTCTCCTCGGAGACAATGGTGCGGGCAAATCCACTTTGATCAAGACGCTCTCTGGTGTCGTCCGCCCAAGTGGCGGTACGTTCCTGGTCGAAGGTAAGCCCGTCAATTTCCGCAGTCCGCGCGACGCGCTCGATGCCGGGATCGCAACCGTCTATCAGGATCTTGCCATGATCCCGCTGATGTCGATCACCCGCAATTTCTTCATGGGACGGGAGCCTCGCAAAGGCTTCTTCCCTTTCCGTTCTCTCGATCTTTCACACTGCAACGATGTTACGCGTGAAGAGATGCGCAAGATCGGCATCGATATCCGCGACCCAAATCAGGCGGTAGGCACTCTGTCCGGGGGCGAACGCCAATGCGTGGCGATTGCGCGAGCGGTCTACTTCGGCGCAAAGATCCTCATTCTCGATGAGCCGACTTCGGCGCTCGGCGTGGCGCAAACCTCGATGGTGCTGAAATACATCCACCAGGTTCGACAGAACGGATTGGGTGTCATTTTCATCACCCACAATGTCCGCCATGCCTATGCGGTGGCGGACCGCTTCACCATCCTCAATCGCGGCCAGACGCTTGGCACTTTTGCCAAAGCTGATATCGCGATGGATGAGCTTCAGAACCTCATGGCCGGTGGCAAGGAACTGCAGCAATTGTCCGAAGAGCTCGGCGGTACGATCTAG
- a CDS encoding ABC transporter permease — MASLEQRTAAAPKPDERVKQVSFLTHMMRRPELGAVAGLVLVIVFFFLTADSTMFSLSGVMTIMAPASQLGILAIAAALLMIGGEFDLSIGSMVAFAGLIFGVILTNFGQPLSVAIVMTMLFAAFMGAINGQIVIHTRLPSFIVTLAFLFILRGLTLVGLKWATGGSTQLRGIGDRVKDSPLLGLFSGDALKGVFVWLADHDLIDKFPNGMPKVTGIPVSVLWFAAVALAATWVLLRTRTGNWIFAAGGDPNAARNSGVPVHRVKTGLFALTACAAALVAIITVLDAGSTDARRGFQKEFEAIIAAVIGGCLLTGGYGSAIGAFFGAIIFGSVSIGLTYTKFDSDWFQVFLGSMLLLAVLFNNFIRRKVTGER; from the coding sequence ATGGCTTCGCTTGAGCAGAGAACGGCGGCCGCGCCGAAACCCGATGAGCGCGTCAAACAAGTGAGTTTTTTGACGCACATGATGCGGCGGCCCGAGCTTGGCGCCGTGGCAGGCCTTGTTCTTGTCATCGTCTTTTTCTTTCTCACCGCAGATTCGACGATGTTTTCGTTGTCCGGCGTGATGACCATCATGGCGCCGGCATCGCAACTGGGAATTCTGGCCATCGCGGCGGCACTTCTGATGATCGGAGGAGAGTTCGATCTTTCGATCGGCTCGATGGTGGCCTTTGCGGGACTGATTTTCGGCGTCATCCTCACGAATTTCGGTCAGCCGCTTTCGGTTGCCATCGTCATGACGATGCTCTTTGCGGCGTTCATGGGGGCGATCAATGGGCAGATCGTCATTCATACACGCCTTCCGTCCTTCATCGTGACCCTGGCATTCCTGTTCATTCTTCGCGGACTGACGCTCGTCGGCCTGAAATGGGCGACAGGCGGCTCAACGCAGCTTCGCGGCATCGGCGACCGTGTCAAAGACAGTCCGCTGCTTGGACTGTTTTCCGGGGATGCGCTGAAAGGAGTCTTTGTCTGGCTTGCTGATCACGACCTGATCGATAAGTTCCCCAATGGCATGCCGAAGGTCACGGGCATCCCGGTCTCCGTATTGTGGTTCGCCGCGGTTGCCTTGGCTGCAACCTGGGTCCTCCTACGCACCCGTACCGGCAACTGGATCTTTGCCGCCGGTGGCGATCCCAACGCGGCGAGAAACTCCGGCGTGCCGGTCCACAGGGTCAAGACCGGCCTGTTTGCACTGACGGCATGTGCGGCGGCTCTGGTTGCCATCATCACCGTGCTCGATGCCGGCTCGACCGACGCCAGACGCGGTTTTCAGAAAGAATTCGAGGCGATCATTGCCGCCGTCATTGGCGGGTGTTTGCTGACAGGTGGTTACGGTTCGGCGATCGGCGCCTTCTTCGGTGCGATCATCTTCGGTTCGGTTTCGATCGGCCTGACCTACACCAAGTTCGATTCCGACTGGTTTCAGGTCTTTCTGGGCTCGATGCTGCTGCTGGCCGTTCTCTTCAATAATTTCATTCGCCGCAAGGTTACCGGGGAGCGCTGA
- a CDS encoding sugar ABC transporter substrate-binding protein produces the protein MKFGLKSLLASAAMAAALICSSAIANAADIRIIAVTHGQANDPFWSVVKNGVNAAAKDMGVSVDYRAPETFDMVSMGQLIDAAVNQKPDGLIVSIPDASALGPSIKKAVAAGIPVISINSGSDVSKELGALLHVGQDEYTAGKAAGAKLHELGGKEGICVNQEVGNVSLDLRCKGFADGFGGKVTVLPVSNDPADVRAKVKAALSSNTAVDTVMALGAGTAGEPTLAAVEDVGMTGKIKVATFDLSADFLKAVADGKAAFAIDQQQFLQGYLPVVFLANYAKYGLIPGGNVPSGPNLITKEKAAQVVDLSAKGIR, from the coding sequence ATGAAATTCGGCTTGAAATCGCTTCTTGCGAGCGCAGCCATGGCTGCCGCGCTCATCTGCTCTTCGGCAATCGCCAATGCTGCGGATATTCGCATCATTGCCGTCACCCACGGCCAGGCCAATGATCCTTTCTGGTCCGTGGTCAAGAACGGCGTCAACGCAGCGGCGAAGGACATGGGTGTCAGCGTCGACTACCGTGCTCCGGAAACCTTTGACATGGTATCGATGGGGCAGCTTATCGACGCTGCCGTCAACCAGAAGCCCGACGGACTTATCGTCTCCATTCCGGACGCCTCGGCACTCGGTCCATCCATCAAGAAGGCTGTCGCCGCCGGTATCCCGGTTATTTCCATCAATTCCGGCTCCGATGTTTCAAAGGAACTGGGCGCGCTTCTGCATGTCGGCCAGGACGAATATACCGCCGGCAAGGCCGCCGGTGCGAAACTGCATGAGCTGGGTGGCAAGGAAGGCATCTGCGTGAACCAGGAGGTCGGCAATGTTTCGCTCGACCTGCGCTGCAAGGGCTTTGCCGATGGTTTCGGCGGCAAGGTCACCGTCCTGCCCGTCAGCAACGATCCGGCAGATGTCCGTGCGAAGGTCAAGGCGGCGCTGAGTTCCAACACCGCCGTCGATACCGTCATGGCGCTTGGTGCCGGCACGGCCGGCGAGCCGACCCTGGCGGCCGTCGAGGATGTCGGAATGACCGGTAAGATCAAGGTAGCGACATTCGACCTTTCAGCCGATTTCCTGAAGGCAGTGGCCGACGGCAAGGCCGCCTTCGCGATCGATCAGCAGCAGTTCCTGCAGGGCTATCTGCCGGTCGTATTCTTGGCCAACTATGCCAAATACGGGCTTATCCCGGGGGGCAATGTTCCATCCGGCCCGAACCTTATCACCAAGGAAAAGGCCGCCCAGGTCGTGGATCTTTCCGCCAAGGGCATTCGCTGA
- a CDS encoding LacI family DNA-binding transcriptional regulator encodes MRKRATAKEVAEAAGVSKWTVIRAFTPGASITDASRQKVIQAAEALNYSPNLLARSLATNITHQVAVFIDDFTNPHKLPVLEMLTERLQAEGLLTVLININRHFDHVHALINAGQRQFDAVILFGTAFREETLGDRRLGPGFPPMFVLARDSQIPGIPAIACNAELALSEIVDYLFDKGYRRPGFMTGARTLSTALGRRHHYANFWRAKGIEGVTELAAERYSAQAGAEAARTYLSAVSPASRIDVLMCENDILALGAMDVARSEFGLGIPQDLAVVGFDNIELGGVPAYELTSYEQPTDKMVDATVGMITGKRDAETVVMPGRLVRRSSA; translated from the coding sequence ATGCGCAAACGGGCGACGGCGAAAGAGGTGGCGGAAGCCGCCGGCGTATCGAAATGGACCGTCATTCGTGCGTTCACACCCGGTGCATCCATTACGGATGCCAGCCGGCAAAAGGTGATTCAGGCGGCCGAGGCCCTGAATTATTCGCCCAATCTTCTCGCCCGCAGCCTTGCAACGAACATCACCCATCAGGTCGCCGTCTTCATCGACGACTTCACCAATCCGCATAAGCTTCCGGTTCTGGAGATGTTGACCGAGCGGCTGCAGGCGGAGGGCCTGCTGACTGTATTGATCAACATCAACCGTCATTTCGATCACGTTCATGCGTTGATCAATGCAGGCCAGCGGCAGTTCGATGCCGTAATCCTGTTCGGCACGGCCTTTCGCGAGGAAACACTGGGTGATCGACGCCTTGGCCCAGGTTTCCCGCCTATGTTCGTTCTCGCGAGAGACAGCCAAATTCCCGGCATTCCCGCGATCGCCTGCAACGCCGAACTCGCTCTCAGCGAAATCGTCGATTACCTGTTCGACAAGGGATATCGCCGTCCTGGCTTTATGACGGGAGCAAGAACCCTGTCGACGGCGCTTGGCAGGCGCCATCACTATGCCAATTTCTGGCGAGCGAAAGGTATCGAAGGCGTGACGGAACTGGCCGCGGAAAGATACAGCGCCCAGGCCGGCGCCGAGGCGGCCCGCACCTATTTGAGCGCGGTTTCGCCGGCGTCGCGCATCGACGTATTGATGTGTGAAAATGACATTCTGGCACTGGGTGCGATGGATGTGGCCCGGAGCGAATTCGGGCTTGGGATTCCGCAAGACTTGGCGGTCGTCGGCTTCGACAACATCGAACTCGGCGGCGTTCCAGCCTACGAATTGACCAGCTACGAGCAGCCTACCGACAAGATGGTCGATGCCACGGTCGGAATGATCACAGGCAAGCGCGACGCCGAAACGGTTGTCATGCCAGGTCGGCTTGTGCGGAGATCATCGGCATGA
- a CDS encoding cyclophilin-like fold protein: MKSIVRAIWVSGFLTLQPGGSALAQDRILISSDWGNVTAKLADNAAARALDGMLPLTIKMDDHLRQEKTGDLPAALPSAPRQRQFSAGTLGLWNSGDFVIYYRQGRVPPPGIVILGQIQGDVSIFDRPGEVTIKIDNAR, encoded by the coding sequence ATGAAAAGTATCGTAAGAGCGATATGGGTATCAGGTTTCCTGACGCTGCAGCCTGGAGGATCCGCATTGGCGCAGGACCGTATTTTAATCTCGTCCGACTGGGGCAATGTCACTGCGAAACTGGCTGACAACGCAGCCGCTCGCGCGCTTGACGGGATGCTGCCGTTGACGATTAAGATGGACGATCATCTACGACAGGAAAAGACAGGCGACCTGCCGGCTGCCTTACCTTCCGCTCCGCGTCAGCGCCAGTTCTCCGCCGGTACGCTTGGCCTTTGGAATTCGGGTGATTTCGTCATCTATTATCGACAAGGGCGCGTACCGCCGCCGGGAATCGTGATTTTAGGTCAGATCCAAGGTGACGTCTCAATCTTTGACCGACCCGGTGAGGTCACCATCAAAATCGACAACGCTCGCTAA
- a CDS encoding MFS transporter encodes MALCVAVLIASEFMPVSLLSPIATELGVTEGRAGQAISISGIFAVLTSIFVAGLTRRLDRRMVLASFSLILVISGTIVTFAPNYLVLMVGRAMLGIAIGGFWSMSTSIIMRLVPENAVPKGLAMLNAGNAIAATIAAPLGSLLGSYIGWRGAFFAVVPLALLALVWQWISLPSLPPRRNEGSSNVFRLLLRPQVTIGMASIMLLFMGQFALFTYLRPFLETVTAVSISTLSLLLLLMGLAGVAGTYIVSHLLQKRLFSILGAIPVIMALIALGLIVFGSSSTMTAVLLMGWGLFGTAAPVGWGTWLSRTMPDDAEAGGGLQVATIQLAITLGASIGGVLFDSSGWWTTFLFAAVLLAGSSLLTVAAWRSTRR; translated from the coding sequence ATGGCCCTGTGTGTCGCCGTCCTGATTGCCTCAGAGTTCATGCCGGTCAGCCTACTGTCGCCGATCGCCACAGAACTGGGCGTCACCGAAGGCCGCGCCGGCCAGGCGATCTCGATCTCCGGCATCTTCGCCGTCCTCACCAGCATCTTTGTGGCAGGTCTGACGCGACGGCTGGACAGGCGGATGGTTCTCGCGTCGTTCTCACTAATCCTGGTGATCTCGGGAACGATCGTCACATTTGCGCCGAACTATCTCGTGCTGATGGTCGGGCGCGCCATGCTGGGCATCGCCATCGGCGGCTTCTGGTCGATGTCGACGTCTATCATCATGCGACTGGTTCCAGAAAACGCCGTTCCCAAGGGCCTGGCGATGCTGAACGCTGGCAATGCCATCGCGGCGACGATCGCAGCACCTCTGGGAAGCTTGCTCGGCAGCTATATCGGCTGGCGCGGCGCGTTCTTTGCCGTTGTTCCGCTGGCGCTTTTGGCTTTGGTTTGGCAGTGGATCAGCCTGCCGTCTCTGCCTCCGCGCCGCAACGAGGGGTCATCCAATGTCTTCCGGCTGCTTCTCCGTCCGCAGGTCACAATCGGCATGGCTTCGATCATGCTACTCTTCATGGGCCAGTTTGCATTGTTCACATACCTTCGCCCATTCCTGGAAACAGTAACGGCGGTCTCGATTTCGACCCTTTCTCTCCTGCTCCTATTGATGGGCCTGGCGGGAGTCGCAGGGACTTACATCGTCAGTCATCTGCTTCAAAAGCGGCTGTTCAGCATTCTTGGCGCAATCCCGGTGATCATGGCCTTGATTGCACTAGGACTGATCGTATTCGGATCGTCCTCAACAATGACTGCCGTCCTTCTGATGGGCTGGGGTCTGTTCGGCACGGCCGCCCCTGTTGGCTGGGGCACATGGCTGAGCCGAACGATGCCCGACGACGCCGAAGCAGGTGGCGGGCTGCAAGTGGCGACAATCCAACTCGCGATCACCCTGGGCGCGTCTATCGGCGGGGTCCTGTTCGACAGCTCCGGCTGGTGGACCACCTTCCTGTTCGCCGCTGTTCTGCTGGCCGGCTCATCCCTTCTCACTGTGGCCGCATGGCGTTCCACACGCCGCTGA
- a CDS encoding LysR family transcriptional regulator has protein sequence MKREDLNDMLWFLAVAEERSFTKAAAKLGTSQSTISHTIKKLEARMGLRLLTRTTRNVSPTEAGERLIRSLAPRIEELESEIDELMEIRDKPAGTVRITLSDYAQESVVWPKLRPLLRQFPDIKVELNSDNGFRNIVEEKFDAGVRLGESVDKDMIAVRIGPDWRLVAVASPEYLKARTAPKTPQDLVGHDCINHRQARAGGLYAWEFEKDGREVRVRVNGQLTFNTSYAMIDAAIAGYGIAYVPETLVEQERATGRLIQILDDWSPMFPGYYLFYPSRRQNSPAFKVVVDALRVR, from the coding sequence ATGAAGCGAGAAGATCTGAACGACATGCTCTGGTTCCTGGCGGTCGCAGAGGAGCGGAGCTTTACCAAAGCGGCGGCGAAGCTCGGCACGTCGCAATCCACGATCAGTCATACGATCAAGAAGCTCGAAGCCCGGATGGGTCTGCGCCTTCTGACACGCACCACGCGCAATGTCTCTCCGACGGAGGCGGGTGAGAGGCTGATTCGCTCGCTTGCACCTCGGATCGAGGAGCTCGAGTCAGAAATCGATGAGCTGATGGAAATCAGGGATAAGCCGGCGGGGACTGTCAGGATAACTCTGTCGGATTACGCTCAGGAAAGCGTTGTTTGGCCAAAACTACGCCCTCTCTTGCGCCAGTTTCCTGACATCAAAGTCGAGCTGAACAGCGACAATGGGTTCCGAAACATCGTGGAAGAGAAGTTCGATGCTGGCGTGCGCTTGGGCGAGAGTGTCGACAAGGATATGATCGCGGTCCGGATCGGCCCTGACTGGCGTTTGGTCGCGGTAGCCTCTCCCGAATATCTTAAGGCGCGAACCGCTCCAAAGACGCCCCAAGATCTGGTCGGTCATGACTGCATCAACCATCGGCAAGCTCGGGCTGGCGGCCTATATGCATGGGAGTTCGAAAAGGATGGTCGGGAAGTCCGGGTGCGTGTCAATGGACAACTGACGTTCAACACGTCCTATGCGATGATCGATGCGGCAATTGCGGGGTACGGTATCGCCTATGTGCCCGAAACTCTCGTCGAGCAAGAGCGCGCAACGGGGCGACTGATACAGATCCTCGACGACTGGTCTCCCATGTTTCCGGGCTATTACCTGTTCTATCCCAGCAGACGGCAGAATTCGCCTGCGTTCAAGGTCGTGGTCGACGCGCTGCGCGTTAGATGA